From the genome of Lotus japonicus ecotype B-129 chromosome 6, LjGifu_v1.2, one region includes:
- the LOC130725211 gene encoding uncharacterized protein LOC130725211 — translation MPPRQDPSNEQLAQAMAQLAQVVAQQAAATAATNAAQAQREAEEHTRRAQQQARELAQAQTRGLNDFKRQDPPRFSGESDPEKADIWIQELEKIFGVLQTPDDTKVVLATYMLLGDAEYWWRSARQILEASNTVVTWDTFKRAFLDKYFPETAREEKETQFLKLHQGSMYVGEYAATMEALSKHFRFFQLQVDEPYLCNRFMMGLRYDLEEAVRPLGIRQFQVLVEKAREVEAMKNRRGSRQGRGGPIRPSHQDYEGHGKGKQPQKKPYDYQRGNNRVMGQNTPNETTYEGQGNQAQGKDVTFFKCGKVGHYANVCKDDPRVCFNCNKPGHVARDCKAPKVEAGATLNAAGGRRSVTAGRVYTLNADEVENTRELARE, via the coding sequence ATGCCTCCACGACAAGACCCATCTAACGAACAATTGGCTCAAGCCATGGCTCAGCTGGCCCAAGTGGTGGCCCAGCAAGCTGCTGCAACTGCCGCCACCAATGCTGCTCAAGCTCAGCGAGAGGCTGAAGAGCATACTCGGAGGGCTCAGCAACAAGCTCGGGAGCTAGCTCAGGCTCAGACTAGAGGGTTGAATGACTTCAAACGCCAAGACCCGCCGAGGTTCAGTGGTGAGTCGGATCCGGAAAAGGCTGACATTTGGATCCAGGAACTTGAGAAAATCTTTGGAGTGCTGCAGACCCCTGATGACACTAAGGTGGTGCTAGCTACGTACATGCTGCTGGGTGACgccgagtactggtggaggagcGCCAGGCAGATATTGGAAGCAAGCAACACGGTGGTCACTTGGGATACCTTCAAGAGGGCATTCCTTGACAAGTACTTCCCTGAGACTGCAAGGGAAGAGAAAGAAACCCAATTCCTGAAGCTCCACCAAGGAAGCATGTATGTTGGAGAATATGCCGCCACGATGGAGGCACTGTCAAAACATTTCCGATTCTTTCAGCTGCAGGTGGACGAGCCCTATCTGTGCAACCGTTTTATGATGGGGCTACGCTACGACCTTGAGGAAGCTGTTAGACCTCTGGGCATTCGGCAATTCCAAGTGCTAGTCGAGAAGGCCCGAGAAGTTGAGGCTATGAAGAACCGCCGAGGAAGTAGGCAAGGAAGGGGTGGACCAATCAGGCCAAGCCATCAAGATTATGAGGGGCATGGTAAAGGGaaacaacctcagaagaagccTTATGACTACCAGCGAGGCAACAATCGAGTTATGGGTCAGAACACACCCAATGAGACAACCTATGAAGGTCAAGGTAACCAAGCCCAAGGAAAGGACGTGACTTTCTTCAAGTGCGGAAAAGTGGGTCATTATGCTAATGTCTGCAAGGATGACCCTAGGGTGTGCTTTAACTGCAATAAGCCAGGACACGTGGCAAGggattgcaaggcaccaaaGGTTGAAGCGGGAGCAACCTTGAATGCGGCAGGAGGAAGGCGTTCGGTAACAGCAGGACGAGTGTACACCCTGAACGCTGACGAAGTTGAGAACACCAGGGAGCTAGCTCGGGAATAG